One region of Miscanthus floridulus cultivar M001 chromosome 19, ASM1932011v1, whole genome shotgun sequence genomic DNA includes:
- the LOC136527647 gene encoding homeobox protein BEL1 homolog → MAVHHPHLLDFSPPPNTVGMEAPPPHFDHDQHHLLGLHIDGNGMPLGGGVPHRVLADDAVAAWAPQAAVSLSLYNYDTSAGGSSSLFGHHEPQFGAVPPAASLALPIHHQLPTTSSMQQPFQLRSSNFLGPVQDLLTEFCSLEGDLHAMDKRAPKAAAAGKWDDVETSSSSSGLWGHPSLSSMDLLELERRKARLLSMVEEVDRRYWRYREQMRAVEVSFEAVAGAGASQVYTRLALRAMSRHFRCLRDALVAQVRALRKAMGERDGGGGGGAATAAGATKGDTPRLKVLDQCLRQQRAFQHPGTIENYPWRPQRGLPESAVAVLRAWLFEHFLHPYPNDVDKHILARQTGLSRSQVSNWFINARVRLWKPMIEEMYTEEVNQKSDTSQNPSGGNIGGGVVVIKPEQMNTTSAATIGGDHSHFRASAGNPSSSMIASSILTAGGGDHVFSSYPSMHGSHGSAVSLTLGLQQQPFASTMMHQRPLMLQGDEQEPVLPYRDLMGSQLLHDFAG, encoded by the exons ATGGCCGTCCACCATCCGCACCTCCTCGACTTCTCGCCGCCTCCGAACACGGTGGGCATGGAGGCGCCCCCACCCCACTTCGACCACGACCAACACCACCTCCTCGGGCTCCATATTGACGGCAACGGCATGCCCTTAGGAGGAGGCGTGCCTCACCGCGTCCTCGCCGACGACGCGGTGGCGGCATGGGCGCCGCAGGCCGCGGTCTCCCTCTCCCTGTACAACTACGACACGTCGGCGGGAGGGTCGTCGTCGTTGTTCGGCCATCACGAGCCACAGTTCGGCGCCGTGCCCCCGGCGGCGTCGTTGGCACTACCTATCCACCACCAGCTGCCGACAACGTCGAGCATGCAGCAGCCGTTCCAGCTGAGGAGCTCCAATTTCCTGGGCCCCGTGCAGGATCTGCTGACCGAGTTCTGCAGCCTGGAAGGGGACCTTCACGCCATGGACAAGAGAGCTCCGAAAGCAGCAGCTGCAGGCAAGTGGGACGACGTGGAGACGTCGTCGTCTTCCTCTGGCCTCTGGGGCCACCCGTCTCTGAGCTCCATGGATCTCTTGGAGCTTGAGAGGAGGAAGGCCAGGCTCTTGTCCATGGTTGAAGAG GTGGACAGGCGGTACTGGCGATACCGTGAGCAGATGAGGGCAGTAGAGGTGTCGTTCGAGGCGGTGGCCGGAGCCGGCGCGTCCCAGGTGTACACGAGGCTGGCGCTGCGCGCCATGTCGCGGCACTTCCGGTGCCTGCGGGACGCGCTGGTTGCGCAGGTGCGCGCACTCAGGAAGGCCATGGGGGAgcgggacggcggcggcggtggcggggctgcgacggcggcgggcgccaCCAAGGGCGACACGCCGAGGCTCAAGGTGCTGGACCAGTGCCTGCGGCAGCAGCGGGCGTTCCAGCACCCCGGCACCATCGAGAACTACCCGTGGCGGCCCCAGCGCGGCCTGCCGGAGAGCGCCGTCGCCGTCCTCCGTGCCTGGCTCTTCGAGCACTTCCTCCACCC GTATCCAAATGATGTAGACAAGCACATTCTGGCGCGCCAGACAGGATTGTCAAGAAGCCAG GTTTCCAATTGGTTCATCAACGCTAGGGTGAGGCTGTGGAAGCCAATGATAGAGGAGATGTACACGGAAGAAGTGAACCAGAAATCAGACACGAGTCAAAACCCTAGCGGTGGCAACATTGGCGGTGGAGTCGTCGTCATCAAACCTGAGCAGATGAACACAACGTCGGCGGCCACCATTGGAGGAGATCATAGCCACTTCCGAGCTAGTGCTGGGAACCCTAGCAGCTCCATGATTGCATCCTCCATTTTGActgccggcggcggcgaccaTGTGTTCAGTAGTTATCCGAGCATGCACGGGAGCCACGGCAGCGCCGTGTCGCTTACCCTAGGGCTCCAACAGCAGCCGTTTGCGTCGACGATGATGCACCAGCGACCATTGATGTTGCAAGGTGACGAGCAAGAGCCGGTGCTGCCGTACAGAGACCTTATGGGGTCTCAATTGCTGCATGATTTCGCAGGGTAG